GGAATTGGTTGGAACTGCTGGATAGTGCACAATTTTGTTACAATTTGCACAAATCTTCTTCTACAGAAGCGAGTCCATTTGAACTTGTTCTGGGGCATCAGCCCAACACTCCTGTGGAGATGGCAAAACCGGGGGCTGGTGGCAAGTGTCCTGCTGCGTATAAGTTCGCCAAAGGCAGACAGGAGTTACTGGAGGAAGCTGGTGACAGCCTGAGGAAAGCCTCGAGGAGAATGAAGAAATATGCAGATAGGAGAAGAAGGGACGTGGAGTTCGACATTGGTGAAAAGGTGTTGCTGAAGTTGACTCCGCAGATTTGGAAGAAGATAAGCAGTAAAACTGTACATAGGGGATTGATCCCTAAGTACGATGGGCCATTTGAAATTGTGGCCAAGGTGGGTAAGGTTGCCTACAAGCTGAAGTTGCCTGAAAGATTGAAAGTTCATCCAACTTTCCATGTGAGTTTCCTTAAGAAGTTTCACGAGGATGTCGCTGAATCTTCAAGGAGCCAAGCGAAGAGAGCTCCGCCGGTTGTGAGGAAACAGTTCGATGATCAGATTGGGGAGATTCTGGATCATAGGACACTGGGGCAAAGCAAAAAGAATAGGAGAACAGAGTTCCTTATTCAATGGAAGGACAAGCCAGTTTCAGAAGCTACTTGGGAAAGAGATACAACCTTGTGGCAGTTTGAAGAGCAAATAGAGGATTATTTGCAAGCCCTACCAACGAGGACGTTGGCTTCTTTTGGTGGGGGTGGTTTGTTAGACCCTTGAGCCGGTTGGCTTGAGTTGGGGTGAAATTGGGCCTTGATTTCACCACAACTGGGAGTGTGCAGGGGTGCACTCAATTGGCAAGGCTGTATGCTTGGGCAGGCTGGTGGACTGCTGGGTGCAAGGGCTGGACTTCGGGTGTCGGTTCGGTCCATCATGTGGGATGCTGCTACAGTCGGGATTGGAAGTTGCTGAATGCAAAGGAGTGGCCTACAAACGTGGGGAAGTGATGCTAGAGTGGGGCATGATCTCCCATGAAGAGTAGTGGCCATGTTCTCCCATAATGGGAAGTGGGTAGTTATAACTCCCATGATCATTAGTTGGCGGTTATATAACTTCCATGatgagtagtgggtagttatataACTTCCATGATGAGTAGTGGGCGGATTTTACTCCTTAGTGGTTGGGGGTGTCAACCACAACTTCTTGTAGGCTGTTGATGTATCCTATATATACTCATGCATATGTAAATGTGTGGGGTTGGCTAGAGAGAGCTAAAAAGAGAGCACTGCTAGAACGTTTTGGGAGAGTTCTGTGAGAGGTGTCTCTTGTATTGTTTCCTTTTAGTGAATGAAAGGTTGGGAAAGTTATTTCCTGTAAATACTGTTGTCTTGCACTTTGTTGGTTGAGATTTTGTGCCTTTCGAACCTCACTTTGTGAGATTGTGTGGCTGAGCCAAGTGGGATCTCTTGGTTGCCTAGCAGGTTTCTGAGTGATTGTTCCGCTGCGTGTGTTTCGACTTAGAACCCTGTGACAATAAGGTTCTActctttgagaaaaaaaaaagggttcaACTCAATAGACCTAGAGTTTTGGTCTGTAGAGGCTTTGTCTATTGGGCATGTGTTGTATTTATTCTTTAGAACTGGGCTTTTCTAGTCCATATGTCCTTGAGTTGAAGCATTAGGCTAATGTGGCCTTGCTACGAACATGGGATTAGCACCAACTGGCGGCGATGTCTTATCATATACTTCATCTCTCCTTTCACGCAGATGCACAGAGCTCTTAGTTCTCTATCTTGTTACTTACAACAAGCATTAgttatgttgagaaaattctaTCCTTGTATTTCTCCGCCCAAGGGCCGAGCTATATATGTCCATTAATTAAAACGTTACTCTACAAAATATGTAAATACTGAGCTGGAAGGACGACCATTTGTCAGAGTAATGCAGCTACTGGGACACATCcatagatttaaaaaatttctaatcTATTAGTATTCTGATACATTTCATAATGCTATGTAaatgatttttatatattataaacaaaagaaACATTATATCTTTAATTCTAATAATAATGAACTGATTTATTATATATTGTAGAGggcaataaatttatttttttaatcatatagTATATTATATATGCCATGATATCCATAAAATAATGTtataatatatgaattttataattatatataaattttaacttaataactataattaataatatatcaatATAAAATTGACTCGGCAATCGTGCAGGACGGGCGCacattttgatttttcttttctttccaagGGTGGTTACTTGAAGTTACGCAGCAGTGTATTTCTAGCGTCTTAATGTGAAGATTTGGGAGGGCTGCCTATTGTGGCGTATATTGCGCACCACAGGGGGGAAAAACCTCCTCCTTTGCGGTACACATGCAGTTCTCTAATTTGTACTAtcagattttaattaaaatccacCTCAGCGCTCCCTTTGTATACATGCAATAGAAGCAGGCTAGACACCGCCACCCTCTCCTCCTCCTATTGCCACCATCACCACCCTCCAAGAACTAGAAACACACTTTAACATTATAAAGAGATGGATCATGACATGGGAGGCATGGGTCAAGCCATGAACAACTTCAACGCCACAGGATGGATGACCATGACCCACCATATGATGACGCACATGACCTTCTTCTGGGGTAAGAATGCTGAAATTCTCTTCGATGGCTGGCCTGGAACCAGAACCGGCATGTACGTTTTAGCCTTGATATCcgtttttttctttgcttttcttGTTGAGTGGCTCTCCCACTGCCAATTGATCAAGCCTGGCTCCACCCACCTGGCTGCCGGTTTAATCCAGACTTTCTTGCACGCTCTCCGTATTGGTTTGGCCTACCTCGTCATGTTGGCTGTTATGTCCTTTAATGTTGGTGTTTTCCTGGTGGCGGTGGCCGGTCATACTCTTGGGTTCTTGTTCTTTGGGAGTAGGGTTTTCAAGGAATCGCCACCCCCCGCAAAAACTTACGATCTTCCTCCTATGAGTTGTTGAATATTGGTAACTGGTTCCTGGGTTTGGATTTGCAGGTTCAACAATTACATGGCTTGGGAGAAAAATTACGTGGACAACTGAATATGATTATTGTTGGATTGAGGTGTAAACTATCTGTATGATTAGTGAAGTTCTATCAAATTAAACCTAATTTTGTGTgtgtaattttattagtttagagattgattttattataatcAAGAAACTGAGATGTGTGTGGTCAATTAAGCAGACAGAGACCTGTTAAGCTGTTTATTGTGTGGGTTGAAGCTGTGAAAATTGCTAATAATGAGTTAAGTCAGATATATTGAATTTTCCAAGGGCATAGCGAAAAGCAAAGTAACAAATGGTCCATTTTAATCAAGATATGTTAGGTTTTCATTGAAACTCAATGGCAATAAGTAttgaaactcaatttcttttcaaAAGAAGAGAAATATTGCACAtactagaaaaatattttcgtaaaaaatattttttatagaaaatatttttaaatataatttttttttttataaaataaacggATACTTGATATCAATTATTTGTTGCTAGATTCACGAGTTGATTGACATGGCCACCAGCGCAGGAAATTGATCTTGCATGTATGATGAAATATATATGTTTGCCTGAATTATTGCGAATGCACCTATTTATTgtataaaataatatgaaaagcCAATTTCTGatagattaattatatataattaattcaagagaagagaaagaaatcCTTTATTTAACTCTTAAACCTAGTTAACTAGGTTTTGCTAGTCTTCCAAGAAAGCAATCCTTTGTTTGCTGGATTGATTTTCTATCTCTATAATGAGCATTGGACGAGTCTGTTTGAGCATTTTGTGTTCTACTTGGGTTTGATTTGTTTGCGCAAAGGCCTGTTTTTGTTTGCTTGGCATTTTTTCCCCaatctattttctttttattcacaATAAAATCTTAAGTTGCACAAGAAAATAAGGGATCAATTTgcactctaattttttttttaaaagtcattttctctttaattttataataattttgctTCCGTTTGCtggaaaatatttattagataaaaaaatttaaaatgactttttgtttaaaaaaattattttctagacTTTCACTAATATATACAAGTTTATTAATATCCTTTAACttttaaatcataattaaaaaataggtaataagttattttctcaaaaaaCATTTTCTAAGAAATAAAATAGTTTCTAATATAAACCTGTGAATTTTGTAgtcatattatttatattaagggtgttaaagttaatttaaatttttaagaggGATcgataaattaagaaaaatgatGAATTTTTATCATCAAATTAAAATCTTATTACAAGGATGTTGAACCATTCCAAAGAAAAAGATGTAAAACTTGGAGAAGGTGGAACCTTCCAAGTGCTGGCTGGCAGATGGCAAGAAAAAGCTGACATCATAAAATGTAAATTTTCCAGGTCCACACGCCCAAACAAAACACTGAGAAGCAAAGGACCATGTCCCAGCTTCCAAGTAAAAGACGCGCTCCTTGAAGTTTCCTAAATGGAATCTCACCACACTCACTACCAGCCGCAGCTAATCTCCACATGGGCATCTTTCCACTTCAATACGGACACGTATATTTGATTCATTGTAGACCTAGTCTCTCCCCATCTGCATTCCAACACCAAAACTAAATGATGATGGCGATCCTCCCCTACTTCTTTGTAATTTCTTCTGTCATAGACTATCAGCCTGGTCTTTTTTTCTCCAAAGTTTCCCGTATCTCACAGGTTAGCCGTGTCTCCTCCACTTGTGATTTTCCCTGCTAAAATCTCTGCATCAATTTCAATCTACTTGCCTGTCAATTCATTCGAATTTTCTCTGTTCTTGATAGAAATCAAAATTACGGATCGATCTTTGATAGCGGGCAGTGGGGACCTTCTAGTCGTAACAAGCTCCTCCATATATTGCTCTTAAAGATCAAGGCTTCcgattcatttttattatttcttaataatttattagcaTATTGAGTTAGCTTAGTTATATActtgtattaattttattgttttaatattttatggttaaacatattaattttatttttttaattaatatacttttaaaaaaaaattgttccaCACCACCATTTTAGTAatagttttaaataaaatttgctctgacaataatatattaaaattcaatggCCTCGAGAGAGACTACAATGTGGCCCAAGTCAAATGGGTCTCCCAGTTAGGATTTTGATTTTCCTTTTGTAAATGACTTTTTATTTACGAGCTACTTAGATTGAGATTGTAATTACACTTTTTCATTAAAGATAATAAGTCAAATTTCAGATGTTATTAAAAGCTGAGATCCAACCTACAATTACTTGTATTGATTTCAAAAGATGAAAtctcaaatgttttattatccggaaaattaattaaattattgcgA
This is a stretch of genomic DNA from Manihot esculenta cultivar AM560-2 chromosome 2, M.esculenta_v8, whole genome shotgun sequence. It encodes these proteins:
- the LOC110609487 gene encoding copper transporter 1 translates to MDHDMGGMGQAMNNFNATGWMTMTHHMMTHMTFFWGKNAEILFDGWPGTRTGMYVLALISVFFFAFLVEWLSHCQLIKPGSTHLAAGLIQTFLHALRIGLAYLVMLAVMSFNVGVFLVAVAGHTLGFLFFGSRVFKESPPPAKTYDLPPMSC